The stretch of DNA TGTACTTGTTCCcctgcatgaatgccttagtagataCTGAAcagtgtttagggtcgttgtcttgttTAAAGATCTAGCcacggtgcagcttcagctttgtcactgattcctggacattggtctccagaatctgctgatattgggtTGAATCCATGTGTTCCTCAACTTTAACAATATTCCCATTCCCTgctctggccacacagcccacagcatgatggaaccaccaccatgctttactgtaggtagcaggtgttttccttggagttctgtgttctgtttcctccatgcataacgacccttgttatgcccaaataacccAATTTTAGTTTAATTAGTTCTCAGCACCTGATTccaaaatgaagctggcttgtccagatgtgctttagcaaacctcaagcTGCTCTggttgtgctgtgggtggagaaaaggcttcctctgcatcactctcacatgcagcatctccttgtgtaaagtgcgctgAATAGTTGAACGGTgcccagtgactccatctgcagcaagaagaTGTTGTAGGTCTCTGGTGCTgctctgtgggttgactctgactattctcaccattcttcacctctgtttaccagagatgtttcttgtTCTGCCACTTCGAGCCTTCACTTGAAccgtggtcttccatttcctcagcatgttcctaactgtggaaacagacagctgaaaccTCTGAGACAgcttcctgtctccttcctctaaaccatgatggtgaaccaTCTTAGTTTTCAGGTCATTAGTTGTTTAGAGACCTCCAtgttgctactcttcagagaatattcaaagaggagggaaacttacaactgacccccttaaatactctttctcataaCTGGATTTACCTGTttgtggaggtcaagggtcactgagcttaccaaaccaaatttgaattccaataattagttctaaagattttggaatcaataaaatgatgccCACATTTATGcgcctgcctaattttgtttaaataacTTTCtggactttctgtaaatcctataaatgtGATTTCTGTTCTCAGACATCACCGTGTGTCTTCTATATGATAAATTTAACAGAAAAattttatcgtaacaaccaacgatttatacaggaaatccatgaagattaacaaggctgcctaaACGTTCCCATCCCGCCGTTCCAGTAGATTATGTAACACTATAACtatatgaactataatgaatgttTCTTAGTTAAATTCCACATTAGCATGATTAAATATCCAGAAGTGGTGCAGATACGTTAGTATAGATATCAGTCAGACCTGTTGTGTCTGCGTCCGGCGCTGTTGTGAGTCCCCTCCAGCCTATGATTTGTTGGGAGCCTATGTCTCCATTTAAGACCATGTAATTTTGGATAGGGAGCATATTTTATTGGAAGGTCAAGATTAAAAAAGCTCTCCTGCTGCCCTCTGCACACTGAATGATACACAATGCTGTCTGGAGGTTCCTGGGACCAAATTCCCAGGAGATGATGTGCATGCTTGCTATTGACTTTTAAATGAGGTGCATTTGACATTGACCTTTTGTACGGCAGAGGCAGAATACTAACAGACTAGTGTAATTCATTCAGCCGGGCCTGTTGGAGAAAGCCATTCAAACACACTGATAGCTTTGTATGAGAAAGCAACACATTAGATTATCCATCCTTTATCGGTCTTCTCTGTCTGTTAGCATCTGATTACCTTCATCTGTAGCACATGGAACCTTTAACTCAGAATGAATGTAGGGAAAGCCGTTTTATCTAAAATGTTATCTTTTTTATGCAGTTTGAGGTTAATTGAAAAGTGGGAAGATGTTCAGATGAAGAGAATTGTGTCTTTTATCAGCCGCGAATCATTTAGcatgaaaaagaaacaaaagatTAGAGAACTGCGAGGAAAACTGGTGATTCATTTAGTACTTTTAATAAAACTGTGTGAACTTCTCCATCTGTGTGTCGTTCCTTCTGAACAAGGCCATTTTATTGACATGGGGATATGTAAATGATAGCGGCTGAATCCCACTGGTGTTCTTTGGGAAGGTGGAGGAGATCAAATGAAATAAGGTTATGTTTAACACTAATAACGGCTGTGTTGCTCTGAATTCCTCCCTGCAGCCTCAGTGGTTGCAGACAGACTGGAGGATGGGAGATTGATTCTGTGTATTGtactgccggggggggggggggggggggtttgatgtGGCCTTCCTGCAGATTCTCCTCATCTGCCTTCCCTTCCTCTCATTAGCCCGCCGCAGCAGCTAGCCACTCATTTGGTGACAGGGAAATGATACAGTAGCGGTGCTGTTTGGGAGGAAATGGCAGGGTGCACAGGCCCAGCTCAGCAGGGGTCGTGCCACTAGATACGTCATGTTAAAGGCCGAACGGGACACCTGGTTTAAGTCGGAGAGGGCATCTGGGTCACAGCTCTGCCCCCAGAACCAAAGGaacaaactggggggggggggggggggggggggcaaaagaatatacacatttaaaaaagtgaGACGCAGTAGCTAACACACACTTGTATGCTCCACACCAGCTAACTCCTGATGATCACACTGATGCTGATCAGGTAATCGACTCGTCTGATTGGCTGTTGCTTTCCCTCTTAAATCAGCAGCAAGGGTGGCCACAGTTTGCTCCCAAATAGTTTTGGCCTTTTGAGTTCATTTTAGAAAAAGGATTAGAAAAGTGCTTCCACCTGGTGAAGATCGTGTTGTTTTATTATGACTTTAAACGTAAAACTGAAGCCGAACTTTCTTTGTTCACAACTTTATTTAAGAACATATTCACAATTTAAAGTCCTCATTTACACATTTTATCAAACGAACACGGCCTCGAGGCCTGAGCGTCCTCCTTACTCCGTAGTTTAACCCAGTTTATGTTAGGAGGCCCGTAAAAATGAAGAAGCATGCTCAGATGACCGTGGTGGTAGCTCAGACCGGCCACCGTTGTCCATAAAACGTCAGTTAACGGAAATATATTAAATAGCATTTATAATACAAATAAACATTCTGAAATAATTAATAACCTTATCCAGGAGGCCTGTGCTATATAAATATAATCTAACATTCGTTCTTAAGCCGACAGCATTAAAGGTGATGCTGCTAAACCAGGACTCAACCTTTAATTTACTTCTCTTATTTAACTTGACCAAGCAAACACTTTTCTACAGTTCTATTTTTAGCTGCTTTTTATTCTCAGAGAAATGTTGTCCTAAAgggttttttaatgtttttttttttttttttttttgctgcttaGATTCATTTATTCACCACTCAGCTAAAAGTTAAAGCCAAATCCTGATTTATTTATCTGATTGTCTAGAAGTTTCTTTTGTGGAAGTTTTAAAAACCATGAGCAGTTCCTGTTTTCATTACTGGATTTATTTGTCTGCAGCTATTACGCTCACACTGAAACACAGTAAACCACACACGCTGCCGGCTCCTGACTCGTGTTCAGAGCCCCATCTAAAATGCTGCATCTGTAAAGATTAATTGTTAACcagaaagaggtgtgtgtgtgtgtgtgtgtgtgtgtgtgtgtgtgtgtgtgtgtgtgtgtgtgtgtgtgtaagtaataCTCTTTGGCTAAATCTAATAAAACTACTGCTGCGGCCATTTGAACAGTGTCTATGTTAGAAGACCCTCCATGAAACCCGTCTACACCTCTCGATGTACCCAGGTTCAGCATCAGTGCTCCAGGAGGACTGTGCCAGCTGTAATCTGAGGCAGGGTGTTCATTCCCCACAAAGGGAAGCTGTTCGCTGCAGATCAGCTCCATCACAGCAAACCTCTGCCCTCTGCAGGACAGAAGCCAGACAGCAGCATCAGCTTCTAGTTCGGCTGGATTGATAAACTAGAAGCTCGAGCCTTCTGCTGTTGTTGTGGTTGAACGTTCTGGCTCTGCAGGGCTGCTGTTGGATGGCTGTGATCAGTCACGATTGAGGATCTATGCAAACACTTTCTGAAGCTTTCCTAAAATGTGCTTGTTTATGTTACTACAGCGACAGCGTTGTGATTCAGGGGCCCCATCCTGTGTTCAGCCAGGATCGGGTTCCTTTCCTGTGATTGCTGTCTGAGTCCTGAGCGataacgagacgagacgagacggtgATGGGTTGATCCTTGGCAATTTGACAGAGGGAAGAACAGAAGAAACAGCTTTTGTCTAAGCGCGAGGCTCCGTTCTGTGTGACAGCTCAAACAGAGTCTGCTGATTGTCAATGACATGAAGGTTATCGACGTAGGCTCGAACTTCTGAGCTGCTTTTCTGGGTGATTCCGTTTCCTGAAACAAAAGCAAAAGATCCAGATGTTAAACTCTGGCACAcatttaaccctaaccctgttgcCCAAGACAGTTTCCACTTTCTACTCTGTAACACGAGGAAAGTAGGAAATAAATAGGTTCAGATAAATGATGATGCATCATTAAGTTATTAAAGgttcatagtgtgtgtgtgtgtgtgtgtgtgtgtgtgtacttgtctttatgtGTTTAAGTGGACAAATTTTAACTTTAACCTGTAACGTGTGGACAGTTCCAAtgctcgtcgtcttcctccgcttcgcgggggcagcatcccaactagggagctccagaccgtcctctccccggccttctccaccagctcctccggcaggaccccaaggcgttcccggagcagattggagatgtaacctctccaacgtgtcctgggtcgacccgggggcctcctgccagcaggacatgcccgaaacacctccccagggaggcgtccaggaggcatccagaccagatgcccaaacaacctcaactgactccttttgatccggaggagcagcggttctactccgagtccctccagaatgtcagagctcctcaccctatctctaaggctgagcccggccaccctacggaggaaactcatttgggccgcttgtatccgcgatcttgttctttcggtcattacccaaagctcatgaccataggtgaggattgggacgtagatcgaccggtaaatcgagagcctggctttctgactcagctccctcttcaccacgacagatcggctcagcgtccgcatcactgcagacgccgaaccaatccgcctgtcgatctcccgatccctcctaccctcactcgtgaacaagaccccgagatacttgaactcctccacttgagttaggacctctcccccgacccggaggtggcaagccacccttttccggtcgagaaccatggtctcagatttggaggtgctgatcctcatcccagccgcttcacattcggccgtgaacctacccagcaagagctgaaggtcagagctggatgaagctaggaggaccacatcatccgcataaagcagagacgagattctcctgccaccaaactcgacacactccacaccacggctgcgcctattctgtccataaaggtaatgaacaaaaTGCTAAACTTGTTTTTAGAGATATGATGAGGagttaaatctgagaccatggtcttgactcggaaaagggtagaatgccttctccgggtcagggatgaggtcctgcctcaagtggaggagtttaagtatctcgaggtcttgttcatgagtgaggaaaaactggagcgtgagatcgacaagcgggttggtgctgcatctgcagcgatgcgggcgttgtaccgatctgccatggtaaaaagagagctgagccagaaggcgaagctcttgatttaccggtagatctacgttcccaccctcacctatggtcacgagctttgggtagtgaccgaaagaacgagattgcagccaACATGAGTTTTctttagggtggctgggctctccttttgagatagggtgagaagctctgtcatgagggaggggctcggagtagaattGCTGCTCCTccccgtcgagaggagccagtttaggtggctcgAGCTTAGttgggatgcctcctgaacgcctctctggtgaggttttctgggtacgtccaactgggaggagacctaaaggaagacccaggaaacgctggtgggactatgtctctcacctggccagggaacgctttgggattcccctggaggagctggcccaggtggctggggagagggaagtctgggcctcttggcttaggctgctgcttcgcaacctgactccagataagcagaggaaATTGATGGAGTGAATTATCTTTTagttttagttagggttaggcatagtggagtcactaaaatgaatggaagtcaatggaggtccacacaaacaagaaagagtgagtgagtgagtgagtgagtgagtgagtgagtgagtgagtgtgtgtgtgtgtgtgtgtgtgtgtgtgtgtgtgtgtgtgtgtgtgtgtgtgtgtgtgtgtgtgtgtgtgtgtgtgtgtgtacatacctGTGCGGTCAAAATCATGATCATACAGCATATTTAGattgaaataaaaactaaaataaaaattataaaaaagaatggaaaaaaatatgtaaaaataaagaaaataaataagacaCACGGGGTAGGTGGTAGATGAAACAGCTGGAACTAATTAAGGTCAGTGCGCGCGTCGCTCCACATCTCAGAACGTCACCGCGCATTTCCTGCCTGAAATGTTTTATGTAGGACATGTCAGGAGGGAAAACTGTTTGTGAAAGTTCCTAGAGGAAGCACCAACGTGGTGATCCTCCGGAGCGGTAAATGACACTCATCTAAAGACTGGAAAGGCAGCCGGTAAGACGCAGATTTGTAACGCGTGTGTGCGTGCCGATCAGCTGATGTGTGATTGTTGAGCGCAGCTCGGAGCTGACGCTGTGGACACCGGTGCGCATCATAAATGTTTGTGTCGGGTGTTTAGAAATCAGTGTGATGTTTGATTGCTCATTATTTAATGTTGTTATGTAAGAGTGAAACAAATAACTGAAGTGATGAATTTAAGTGAGTTTGGGTCCGAATGAATTAATGATATATCCGAATGAATTaatgatatatattttttttcgtgctaacatttataaatgaataTCACGTTGAAATCACACATTTTATGAATGGCAGTTTATAATGAAATGTTACACAATTTACACTGTTTCTTAGCACACACACTGTTTTTTTGTTTAAGGTTTTTCACCTGCTCGTAGGCTTTGCCTTGCTTCGTGCTTCGTCATCCCTTATTTCCATCTTGGATAATATGAAATGGAAGTGGAATAAAGGAAAATGAAAAGTGAAGCCATGAAGTCCTGAGTGGAATCCTGCGTATATTTCTCCAGTAGATGATCCCTGTTAAGTGGGGATTGTGTCACCTAACAGAGGAACTTAACAATACCACATACTGAGGAACATTTTGACCATTTTctctacaaagtgaggacatttttttggtcctcacttttttttagaagCACACCAGAAGCTTACTGTACCAGTTAGAGgtctggtgtgaattaagttttagttaaggttagggttaggaatagatcagcattggttctggttagggttgtgtgtgtgtgtgtgtgtgtgtgtgtgtgtgtgtgtgtgtgtgtgtgtgtgtgtgtgtgtgtgtgtgtgtgtgtgtgtgtgtgtgtgtgtgtgtgtgtgtgtgtgatatttaaATACAACAGAATCTGTACTTCCCTCTAAGTTGAAAACAACCATGGAACCTTTTTTGCTGATTTCAGCTAATTAAAGCTTGATGGTCAGGGAGATTTTTCTTTTTTCGTTCAGAAATCTCACACAGAACTATTTTGTGATAAACAGCATTAGAGCAGTCAGGGGATGTCCAAATACTGACCCACGGGATCTGCCTGACACTGCCGGATGAGCCGCGCCATGTCTGCTATCATGTGCTGGAGGTGAGAGAGATGGAGACAGAGTAAATGAGTGTTGTTTGACGCCTCCTCATGCGTCTACTCAAAATCAACAAGTGAAAAAAACTCACCAGCTTCTCAAAATTAACCAGGTTATCGTGAAACGTCCTGTTGCCTTCGTGGATGAATGTGATGTCTACAACAGGCACAAGTCATAGTTTAGTTCACCCGATGTTTCAGTGTTGGATAAATGAAGCTGCGGAAGTAGTGATCACACCTTTCAGCAGCAAAGGGAGAAAGGGAATCTTTGGCGCCTTCATCTTCTTGAAGGAGTCCCTGTAGGCCTTGTGGTTCAGTGAAGGATCCTGGGAAGAAATGTCCAGAATGAGTGTGATCCTCCTGAGATGGAGGAGTGTGTCTGTGCATGCAAGCTTTGCTACCAGTCAGTTAGAGGTTAATGATCAGATGGACCCTTGACGTTTGTGTAGGTGTTTAAATTCCCTGTTGCAGGAACACAAACGAGTTTCAGTGATGCTGCTCTTACCGTGACTGTCTCCAGCTCTGAAAACAGCCTTTTAAACTTTCCAGGAATTTTCTGCAGGAAAAGTCAGATACTTGCTGAAGTAAAAGGGACATGACAGGAAATTAATTCTTGCAAGGAAAAACCAAAAACATGTCCAACCTCCCACGTCTGACTGAGGCGGCTGACAGCTGCAGCGTTCAGGCCCATAATGATGGCGAAGAAGCTGTTGAGGTTCTTCTGTGCTTTGCAGCTGCAAGAGATGATTGGAGAAGATGCATTTTACAGTTTTGCCACTAGAGGGAGCAGCATCCTCATGCAAAATCAGCCCATGAGCTCCACCACTGTGATGTGAGAGTGGGAGGAAAATGAAGCTACTGACTGAGCAGCTATCTTGATGAACTTCTTGATGAGCTGGACCCTTTTGCAGAGCGTTGAGCACAGCAGCACCTCGGTCATCACCCACAGCTGCACCTCGTTGCAGcgctgcagcagcagctccagtgCAGTGTTCTGGTTGCTGCAAACATGACGGGTGAAGGTGAAGTACACCAGCTCCTGCTGCAAAATCAAACCGCACACAGCCGAAGTCAGAGGGAGCACAACGTTCTTGTGTAGCGATTACagaggtgtgtgtttgtgctcaagGGTTCAAAATAACTCGGACCTCATGCATCGAGGTAAATATGGTCCAGTCGAAGCTGGTGAGGGCAACAGCCACATCCCAGGTGTTTAAACTCAGCAGGTGAGCTGTCCTCTGCTCCAGCTCTGAGTTGTCTGTAAACAGGTTCTGCTCAAAGGAGAAACAAACAAATCTGGCtcgttgttgttgtttgtatattgtttgTATAAACTTTTCAATTTGGAGATCATGATCCAAAAGCAGATGTATAGATTCCCACACAATACACGGTcattggccactttattgggtacacctgtccaactgctcattAACACAAATAActgatcagccaatcacatggtggctacTGCATTTAGGCATGCTGACATAGTCGAGATGATCCGCTGCAGTTGACACCGAGCTTCAGAACgaggaagaaaggtgatttatgtGACTTTGAACGTGGCGTTGTTGTTGACGGGCTGGTCTGAGCATTTCgcctctcatccccaccagtgtatgaatgtatgtgtgaatggatgaatgatacactgtagtgtaaagcactttggagttcttactctgagaggtgctatacaagtgcgggtcatttatcatttatcatttcagaagctgctgatcttctgggattgtcacgcacaaccatctctaggttaCAGAGAACGGTCTGAAAAAGggaaacatccagtgagcggcagttctgtgggtgaaagtgccttgttgatgccagaggtcagagaagaatggccagactggtttgagctgatagaaaggcaacagtaactcaaataaccactcgttacaactaaGGTTTGCAGAAGAGCACATGTGAAAGCACAACACATCTAACCTTGAGCAgacgggctacagcagcagaagaccacacccggtgccactcctgtcagctaagaacaggaaactgaggccacaattcacacaggctcaccaaactGGACAATATGaaattggaaaaatgttgcctggcctgatgagtcttgatttctgcTGCGACATTTGGATGTTAggtcagaatttggcatcaacaacatgaaagcatggatccatcctgccttgtatcaactgttcaggctgctgctggtggtgtaatggtgtgggggacatcttcttggcacactttgagcCCCTTAGTACTAATTGATCATCTTTGTaacgcctacctgagtattgttgctgaccatgtccatccctttatgaccacggtgtactcatcttctgatggctacttccagcaggaaagTGCACCGTGTCATAAAGCtcaaatcatctcagactggcttCTTCACCatgggcccaatctcaatactcgcacttccacccctgcgcccttcaattgcgcgatcccgaccaggggtgcgagtgcgtagagtgccccgattctcaagtgcggaagttgatcatgcCCCTTTTGTACCTTGATTCGCACTCGATGGGCCATCGACAGGCCATGGCAGTGTTCACTGTgctcaaatggcctccacagtcaccacatCTCAGTCCAATAGAGCAGCTTTGGGATCCGGTAGAACGGGAGATTCACATCATGGATGTGAAGATgtaaaatctgcagcaactgctgatgctatcatgtgaatatggaccaaaatctcttgaggaatgtttccagtaccttgtggAGTCTACTCCACGAAGGATTAAGTTCTGAAGGTAAAAGGGGATCCAacccggtactagcaaggtgtacccaataaagtggccagtgtgtACATATTTATAGGATACTTTTGATAAGCTTTGCAACTCACTCAAGAAAAACGTCTTCATCTAATTCAAATCTCATTGAATGGCTCAGAAGGTATTTTTTACTGAAAGACGCCAGAGTCAAGTTGGCTGAATAATTTACAGAGTGTGACACAAAAATAGGTTTAAAAAAGTCGTAGTCAAAGCAACCTGGCCGATACGTGTGTCATTCATCTTAGTCTGTGGTCCAAATGCCTGTCCTGCAGCTGTGGCATGTCCCATTCATCAGTTCATTCTGTTTCTACATCTTGATGATGTGCATGTCTCACTTTGTCTTTTGAGATCCTTTGGGTCATTTTTTTAATATTGTTTTTTCCtctagcaaaaacaaacaaactgaatGAGTCATGTTGTTACTTCTGTAACCATTTCTTCTCATACACATCTAGATCAGGATCATTCAACTTTGGCAGGTTTTCTGTATGTTTGTGTCTTTATAAGTTTCTAGACATGCTCCAGGTAACCCTGCCCAGTTATTTACATGTGAAGCTAATGAAGCATCCTACCAGGACTTCACCAAGGTCCCTCCTGCAGACGTGGAGCCTCCCTACAGAGCGTAGCGACGAGGAGAAGACTCTGTCCTGAGGCTGCAGGAGGAGTCTACCTGCAGATGGGAAAACATCACCAACAGCAGAAAACCTGTCAGGTGAGCCGCTATGGGACATCAGACCGCTCGGCTCCAATAACAGATCTGAACTGACACTTTCCCTCCGAACTCAGAAACATTTAGGTCTGTTGGGTCTGACCTCAACAATTGAATGAAATAGAATTTATTTTAAAACTGGGGTGTGTTTTCTAGAAGGTCACTTTGTTTGTGGACGTGTAAGCGCTGTAGGTCGAGTTACCGTAGGGACGTTAGGCAGCATGAACCTGCTGTGTCAGATAATTTAGAAAGATTTTTACCTCCTGGAAACGTAATGGCCACAAGCATCAGCTCTGCCTGAGGAACGCCTATCCTCTCGGCCACCGCTTGGAGCAGCTCCTGAGCTGCTGCCCCCCCGCTGACCTTCACGCTCAGGTACGAGTCCACGGTGACGTACACTCGACACAGAACTGTCAGGGAAAGAAAAGTTGGTTTTTACTGGTGTTTGTGGTAAGTTGGTGAAATGCACTGCAGTAGACCCACAAAGCCTCATTCATTTCTCTAGCTTTGACGTTAACAGCTGGTCTCATATTTTCTCAGGTCACTCGGTGAATCAGGAACCTGCCTTCCCAAAAATCTGATTCAATCCCTGGAAAAAGCCCACCTATTGTTCTTCAGCCCACACCTCACGCCTCCTTTATTTGGAAATAACGCACGCCGGGAGGAAGCGCCGTGTCGTGTGACGTACCCTCCTTGGCCCTCCTCTGCGGGCTTCTGGACCTCAGCCTGCTCTCCTTTAAACTCAGCTGGTGGAAAAGGGTTTTGCTCTAAAAAAGGAAAATTTGTGAATTAAAGTCACATTTTCATCAGAGAACAATGACTTTGGCGGGAAGTGACCTCGGCTAACAGAGGTTTCACAAATTAAACAGTGTCATGAAACTAAGTTACACAACAAGCATTattattaaaggtgcatta from Nothobranchius furzeri strain GRZ-AD chromosome 5, NfurGRZ-RIMD1, whole genome shotgun sequence encodes:
- the LOC107378679 gene encoding rap guanine nucleotide exchange factor 5 isoform X2, which gives rise to MSWDCGLKYMFSMSPALQQGNKCILHDKEELSRLEMVQKLAKDGCRFLQNHGKGPEVTSEPQSDEAVRLCVRERGHDVLVFQRVSSELTASVRGGGRDEAKNRRYVVVSGTPEKILEHLLNGLTLEDDRGTTQGKESETLLDDFLLTYPVFMSTSDLCQALLGHYCTKRHRGKDGAQEALGRKQKVLHLVSQWTSLCRDFLREDENVKVFLKALYRCVYEDLYEHPTLEKEVQELQKLYQLHRRHAADDESPHRNSKTLFHQLSLKESRLRSRSPQRRAKEVLCRVYVTVDSYLSVKVSGGAAAQELLQAVAERIGVPQAELMLVAITFPGGRLLLQPQDRVFSSSLRSVGRLHVCRRDLGEVLNLFTDNSELEQRTAHLLSLNTWDVAVALTSFDWTIFTSMHEELVYFTFTRHVCSNQNTALELLLQRCNEVQLWVMTEVLLCSTLCKRVQLIKKFIKIAAHCKAQKNLNSFFAIIMGLNAAAVSRLSQTWEKIPGKFKRLFSELETVTDPSLNHKAYRDSFKKMKAPKIPFLPLLLKDITFIHEGNRTFHDNLVNFEKLHMIADMARLIRQCQADPVGNGITQKSSSEVRAYVDNLHVIDNQQTLFELSHRTEPRA
- the LOC107378679 gene encoding rap guanine nucleotide exchange factor 5 isoform X1, whose amino-acid sequence is MSWDCGLKYMFSMSPALQQGNKCILHDKEELSRLEMVQKLAKDGCRFLQNHGKGPEVTSEPQSDEAVRLCVRERGHDVLVFQRVSSELTASVRGGGRDEAKNRRYVVVSGTPEKILEHLLNGLTLEDDRGTTQGKESETLLDDFLLTYPVFMSTSDLCQALLGHYCTKRHRGKDGAQEALGRKQKVLHLVSQWTSLCRDFLREDENVKVFLKALYRCVYEDLYEHPTLEKEVQELQKLYQLHRRHAADDESPHRNSKTLFHQLSLKESRLRSRSPQRRAKEVLCRVYVTVDSYLSVKVSGGAAAQELLQAVAERIGVPQAELMLVAITFPGGRLLLQPQDRVFSSSLRSVGRLHVCRRDLGEVLNLFTDNSELEQRTAHLLSLNTWDVAVALTSFDWTIFTSMHEQELVYFTFTRHVCSNQNTALELLLQRCNEVQLWVMTEVLLCSTLCKRVQLIKKFIKIAAHCKAQKNLNSFFAIIMGLNAAAVSRLSQTWEKIPGKFKRLFSELETVTDPSLNHKAYRDSFKKMKAPKIPFLPLLLKDITFIHEGNRTFHDNLVNFEKLHMIADMARLIRQCQADPVGNGITQKSSSEVRAYVDNLHVIDNQQTLFELSHRTEPRA